A region of Jonquetella anthropi DSM 22815 DNA encodes the following proteins:
- a CDS encoding ATP-binding protein produces the protein METSYGTGDLGKLFFEQVFDPIAVYRVNPGPFDLDKVMYLDVNKAYEKVMKVKREQVIGRSFAQVWPNGEARWSDLIRACVTRRRAARSEGHSPSTGTYLEAMAFYLPPDRVAVIFFDQTKWKAAASALQDSQEKLRNLAARLTLSEEQTRREIAADIHDRVGYSLVSLLHLVRELKARSSDDESRELSRRCQKEIEGLVEETRTLIFKLSPPVLKDLGLNFALETLAENIFTPLGIGWTFQGDDDAVTALPVDDEICVLLYRMTRELLINITKHSKAKHAAIRVRRGQGKIQVIVEDDGVGFVPPSLRTEGNARTGYGLFSIRERLLTIDGQLNVLSEPGKGTTVVMTAPRMLGRSDE, from the coding sequence ATGGAAACAAGTTACGGGACCGGAGATTTAGGAAAACTCTTTTTTGAACAGGTGTTCGACCCTATCGCTGTGTACCGGGTGAACCCGGGGCCGTTTGACCTGGACAAAGTGATGTATCTGGACGTGAATAAAGCCTATGAAAAGGTCATGAAGGTCAAGCGAGAGCAGGTCATCGGCCGGTCCTTCGCTCAGGTGTGGCCGAACGGCGAAGCGCGCTGGTCCGACCTGATACGGGCATGCGTGACCCGCCGCCGGGCCGCGCGGAGCGAAGGACACAGTCCCTCGACCGGCACGTACTTGGAAGCGATGGCGTTCTACCTGCCGCCCGACCGGGTCGCGGTGATTTTTTTCGACCAGACCAAGTGGAAGGCCGCGGCGAGCGCGCTTCAGGATTCACAGGAAAAGCTGCGCAACCTCGCGGCCCGGCTGACCTTGTCGGAAGAGCAGACCCGGCGGGAAATCGCCGCGGACATTCACGATCGGGTCGGGTACTCGCTGGTATCCCTGTTGCACTTAGTCCGAGAGCTTAAAGCTCGCTCGTCGGACGACGAGAGCCGGGAGCTGAGCCGCCGGTGCCAAAAAGAAATTGAAGGGCTGGTCGAGGAGACCCGGACGCTGATCTTTAAGCTGTCGCCGCCGGTCTTGAAAGACCTCGGGCTGAACTTCGCCCTAGAGACGCTGGCCGAAAACATCTTCACGCCGTTGGGGATCGGTTGGACGTTCCAAGGCGACGACGACGCGGTGACCGCTCTGCCGGTGGACGACGAAATATGCGTCTTGCTGTACCGAATGACCCGGGAGCTTTTAATCAACATCACAAAACACTCCAAGGCGAAGCACGCGGCCATACGGGTTCGGCGCGGGCAGGGGAAAATTCAGGTCATCGTGGAGGACGACGGCGTGGGGTTTGTTCCGCCGTCCCTTCGGACCGAAGGGAACGCCCGAACGGGATACGGGCTGTTCAGCATACGGGAACGGCTGCTGACCATAGACGGACAGCTGAACGTCCTCAGCGAGCCGGGAAAGGGGACCACGGTCGTCATGACGGCTCCCCGGATGTTGGGGAGGTCAGACGAATGA
- a CDS encoding response regulator transcription factor produces the protein MIRLVLIDDHRMFIAGLMEIFASRPDLQVVGSAPDGESGLAVVREQRPDVAVLDMTMPSIGGVECARRLVESFPETKILALSMHNDLRFISELLRIGAKGYLLKDCATDELLTAVRTVAEGRLYLAGGVVQLLVEDYLRLKRAVHDGPARSMVLSEREKSVLALMAQGLTSKAIGDELGISKNTVDTHRRRMMDKLGCNSVAELLRHAYREELLDLS, from the coding sequence ATGATTCGGCTTGTCCTGATTGACGACCACAGAATGTTCATCGCCGGGCTGATGGAAATTTTTGCGAGCCGCCCGGACCTTCAGGTCGTCGGTTCGGCGCCCGACGGCGAGAGCGGCTTAGCGGTCGTCCGCGAGCAGCGCCCCGACGTGGCGGTGCTTGATATGACTATGCCAAGCATCGGCGGCGTGGAGTGCGCCCGGCGCCTTGTGGAAAGCTTCCCGGAGACGAAGATTCTCGCCCTTTCCATGCACAACGACTTGCGGTTCATCAGCGAGCTGCTGCGCATCGGTGCCAAGGGCTACCTGCTGAAGGACTGCGCCACTGACGAACTGCTGACGGCCGTTCGGACGGTTGCCGAAGGGCGATTGTACCTCGCCGGCGGCGTCGTTCAGCTCCTTGTGGAGGACTACCTGAGGCTCAAACGGGCCGTTCACGACGGCCCTGCCCGTTCGATGGTCCTGTCCGAGCGCGAAAAGTCGGTGCTGGCTCTGATGGCCCAAGGCCTGACGAGCAAGGCGATCGGCGACGAGCTGGGCATCTCAAAGAACACGGTGGATACCCACCGGCGGCGAATGATGGATAAGCTGGGCTGCAACAGCGTTGCCGAGCTGCTGCGCCACGCGTACCGGGAAGAACTTCTCGACCTGTCATAG
- a CDS encoding MFS transporter, translated as MTPPETEAASSRRLRRSALAFIVLMGVVSMFSDMTHEGGKSILGAYLTLTGASAAAVGFISGFGELAGYSLRYLTGRLADRTKWYWTLTILGYAIDLFAVPALALVPENGWLWAAALLIVERGGKALKKPAKDTLLSFVASQNGVGKSFALQEFLDQLGAFLGPVILFAVMARSSAVSLAAYRRCFALLIFPALVTLALLFVARYLFPTPENFEPESRAENFSRFGWGRRFTLYIAGISLFSLGFMDFPLITMHAAKTNLLTPGELPLLYAGAMAVDAFAALFFGWLYDRWDTKALVISTLLTAPFGFFVFLAPGQWALWVGASLWGIGMGAQESVLKAAVARLVPKARRSSGYGTFQTAFGVCLFLGSWFMGWLYERSLWEMVLFSVAAQVLAAILFLLSGRTSTGRLSAEEQ; from the coding sequence GTGACTCCACCTGAAACGGAGGCTGCCAGCAGCCGGAGGCTTCGCCGGTCGGCTCTGGCCTTCATCGTCCTGATGGGCGTCGTGAGCATGTTCTCGGACATGACTCACGAGGGCGGCAAAAGCATTCTGGGCGCGTACTTAACTTTGACCGGCGCGTCGGCGGCGGCGGTCGGCTTCATTTCCGGCTTTGGCGAGCTGGCAGGGTACTCGCTTCGGTACCTGACAGGACGTCTGGCCGATAGGACAAAATGGTACTGGACCCTGACGATCCTCGGGTACGCGATAGACCTGTTCGCCGTCCCGGCTCTGGCGCTGGTGCCCGAAAACGGTTGGCTTTGGGCGGCAGCCCTGCTGATCGTCGAGCGGGGCGGCAAGGCGCTTAAAAAGCCGGCGAAGGATACCCTGCTGTCGTTTGTGGCTTCTCAAAACGGCGTCGGAAAAAGCTTCGCCCTGCAGGAGTTCCTCGACCAGCTGGGGGCGTTCCTCGGCCCGGTGATCCTCTTTGCCGTCATGGCCCGTTCGTCTGCCGTGAGCCTTGCCGCGTACCGCCGGTGCTTTGCCCTGCTGATCTTTCCGGCTTTGGTCACGCTGGCCCTTCTGTTCGTCGCCCGGTACCTTTTCCCGACGCCGGAGAACTTCGAGCCCGAAAGCCGGGCGGAGAACTTTTCCCGCTTCGGCTGGGGACGGCGGTTTACGCTGTACATCGCCGGGATCAGCCTGTTTTCGTTAGGGTTCATGGATTTTCCGCTGATTACCATGCACGCGGCGAAAACGAACCTGCTGACGCCGGGCGAACTGCCGCTTCTGTACGCCGGCGCCATGGCGGTTGACGCCTTCGCGGCGCTGTTCTTCGGCTGGCTGTACGACCGCTGGGATACCAAGGCGCTGGTGATTTCAACGCTGCTGACGGCACCGTTCGGGTTCTTCGTCTTTCTGGCGCCCGGGCAGTGGGCGCTCTGGGTCGGCGCGTCGCTCTGGGGAATTGGCATGGGCGCTCAGGAGTCGGTGCTCAAGGCGGCGGTCGCCCGTCTGGTGCCGAAGGCTCGGCGCAGCTCGGGCTACGGCACGTTCCAGACCGCGTTCGGCGTCTGCCTATTTCTGGGCAGCTGGTTCATGGGCTGGCTGTACGAGCGGTCGCTTTGGGAGATGGTCCTGTTTTCGGTCGCCGCTCAGGTTTTGGCCGCGATTCTGTTCCTTCTTTCCGGCCGAACGTCAACCGGTCGGCTGAGTGCGGAGGAACAATAG
- a CDS encoding serine hydrolase domain-containing protein, protein MKSVTEKNENGTDKTRNVAPTDGKPTPEIVKDTVTTRGDEEINDILLAHLPKKFTWVAYAVNQGGNLLASGAVSGKSNQPASLIGTNNVASVSKIFCAVSVMKLVEKGLVSLDEPVVRYLPAFHTLDKRSDHITLRHCLNHSSGLPGTMWRGFAVSRWTPGYYDDVLDYFSRCTLKADPGAYSVYCNDGFTLAEMVVAAVTGEDYGTWCIENITGLLGMESTRLSSCENASYPVIAEGDHPAERMQIGGAAGFTTTMEDLCRFGRIFLADSPVLSRSSVAEMAKRQGRTFCRSDCESELYGLGWDNVSLKHPDFDWGEGVCAKGGNSFQYTTAFWVCPRYDLVVALSHTHDCGFQPETFFISMRAAEKALSRQGINVTRGAQLMTEEDKKLFAGPWLAPSETLGMSGGSAWADFYCCGEERKNRAFTDYKFDGEKLVTPLKDETRWVEESDGHQFLCFSDRVRRFPELERAESQPLEPAAWEARLGTKWIACDLDSYDLVIHEVLTTFTVDKLPDYRGVYLLRFTGLDSSGVYESFDAPVRALDDRQGEGFLHTPRNGGRDALHPLFEPSPDHPGEEICHVGSYAYRSLDHLPAFDAETFVWPSKRRENGVYRLDKKLEALPALEDGHRILVLDDQRRVAYDSLYPKSEYKPIENGYLIFV, encoded by the coding sequence ATGAAAAGCGTGACTGAGAAAAACGAAAACGGGACTGACAAGACGAGGAACGTCGCGCCAACCGACGGGAAGCCGACGCCGGAAATCGTAAAAGACACGGTGACGACCCGCGGCGACGAGGAGATTAACGATATCCTTTTGGCCCACCTGCCTAAAAAATTCACCTGGGTCGCGTACGCGGTCAATCAGGGCGGAAATCTTCTCGCGTCCGGCGCGGTGAGCGGCAAATCGAACCAGCCGGCCAGCCTGATCGGCACCAACAACGTGGCGTCGGTTTCCAAAATTTTCTGCGCCGTCAGCGTCATGAAGCTCGTCGAAAAGGGGCTCGTCAGCCTCGACGAGCCGGTTGTGCGCTACCTGCCGGCGTTTCACACCCTCGACAAGCGGAGCGACCATATCACCCTGCGCCACTGCCTGAACCACTCCAGCGGCCTGCCAGGGACGATGTGGCGCGGTTTTGCCGTGAGCCGCTGGACGCCAGGCTATTACGACGACGTCCTCGACTACTTCAGTCGCTGCACTCTCAAGGCCGACCCTGGCGCGTACAGCGTGTACTGCAACGACGGCTTCACGTTGGCTGAAATGGTTGTCGCCGCCGTCACTGGGGAGGATTACGGGACGTGGTGCATAGAAAACATCACCGGTCTGCTCGGCATGGAAAGCACCCGGCTGAGCAGCTGCGAGAACGCCAGTTACCCGGTCATCGCCGAGGGCGACCACCCGGCCGAGCGAATGCAGATCGGCGGGGCTGCCGGGTTTACCACCACTATGGAAGACCTGTGCCGGTTCGGCCGAATCTTTTTGGCCGACTCCCCAGTCCTGAGCCGATCGTCCGTCGCTGAAATGGCAAAGCGCCAAGGCCGGACCTTCTGCCGGTCCGACTGTGAAAGCGAGCTGTACGGCCTGGGCTGGGATAACGTGTCGCTGAAGCACCCTGACTTTGACTGGGGCGAAGGCGTCTGCGCCAAAGGCGGCAACAGCTTCCAGTACACCACCGCGTTTTGGGTCTGCCCGCGCTATGACCTTGTCGTGGCGCTGAGCCACACTCACGACTGCGGTTTTCAGCCCGAGACGTTCTTCATCTCCATGCGCGCGGCTGAAAAGGCCCTGAGCCGTCAGGGAATCAACGTGACGCGCGGCGCCCAGCTGATGACCGAAGAGGACAAAAAGCTCTTCGCCGGCCCGTGGCTTGCTCCCAGCGAGACGCTTGGGATGTCCGGCGGCAGCGCGTGGGCTGACTTCTACTGCTGCGGCGAGGAGCGCAAAAACCGGGCGTTCACCGACTACAAATTCGACGGGGAAAAGCTCGTCACCCCGCTGAAGGACGAGACCCGATGGGTCGAGGAGAGCGACGGCCATCAGTTCCTATGCTTCAGCGACCGGGTCAGGCGCTTTCCCGAGCTCGAGCGGGCCGAAAGTCAGCCGCTCGAGCCGGCCGCGTGGGAAGCCCGCCTTGGGACCAAATGGATCGCCTGCGACTTGGACTCGTATGACTTAGTGATTCACGAAGTTCTCACAACCTTTACCGTCGACAAGCTGCCGGACTATCGAGGCGTGTACCTGCTTCGGTTCACCGGGCTGGACTCATCAGGCGTGTACGAGTCGTTCGACGCGCCAGTCCGAGCGCTGGACGACCGGCAGGGCGAAGGGTTCCTTCACACGCCGCGCAACGGCGGGCGGGACGCGCTTCATCCGCTGTTCGAGCCGTCGCCGGACCACCCGGGAGAGGAAATCTGCCACGTGGGCAGCTACGCCTATCGTTCGCTGGACCATCTGCCGGCCTTCGACGCCGAGACGTTCGTCTGGCCGTCCAAGCGGCGGGAAAACGGCGTCTACCGGCTCGATAAAAAATTGGAAGCCCTGCCGGCCCTCGAGGACGGCCACCGGATTTTGGTCCTCGACGACCAGCGGCGAGTGGCCTACGACAGCCTGTACCCCAAGTCGGAGTACAAGCCGATCGAAAACGGCTATCTGATTTTCGTCTAG
- a CDS encoding methyltransferase family protein: MEFFVRHRTRLSQLWGLAFIALYVLSNKILAVRSPVSEEALSAVACALLGLATVGRLWCAQYIAGYKLDRLVTEGPYSICRHPLYLFSFLGAVGVGCCTKSIVLTLLVALSFAVVYPGVMASEERGLIAKFGDEYRQYMKEVPAFFPKFSHYSEPKEYVVVPRVFRREVFDAAWFIWVAGIFELVEITELTHVCPKLFGLY, translated from the coding sequence ATGGAATTTTTTGTGCGTCATCGGACTCGTTTGTCTCAGCTGTGGGGGCTGGCCTTCATCGCGCTGTACGTGCTGTCGAACAAGATTTTGGCCGTGCGGTCGCCGGTGAGCGAGGAAGCCCTTTCCGCCGTGGCCTGCGCCCTTTTAGGGCTGGCGACGGTCGGCCGGTTGTGGTGCGCCCAGTACATCGCCGGGTACAAGTTGGATCGGCTGGTGACCGAAGGGCCGTACTCGATATGCCGCCATCCGCTGTACCTGTTCAGCTTCCTTGGCGCCGTCGGCGTCGGCTGCTGCACCAAGTCGATCGTTCTGACCCTGCTGGTGGCCCTATCCTTCGCGGTCGTCTATCCGGGCGTCATGGCCTCAGAGGAACGGGGCTTGATCGCCAAGTTCGGCGACGAGTACCGGCAGTACATGAAGGAAGTGCCGGCGTTTTTCCCCAAGTTCTCCCACTACAGCGAGCCGAAAGAGTACGTCGTCGTTCCGCGGGTTTTCCGCCGGGAAGTCTTCGACGCGGCGTGGTTTATCTGGGTTGCCGGAATCTTTGAGCTGGTGGAGATCACCGAGCTGACCCACGTCTGCCCAAAGCTGTTCGGCCTGTATTGA
- a CDS encoding ABC transporter permease, with translation MDDELFQPLGPADQTHQTLARPRVSYAQDAWRRFKQNKLALAALVVLLILCFLVIFGPALSGYKFSAISRSRNLAPSLQHLFGTDQLGRDTFARVWVGGRVSLIIGLAGALISSVVGTIYGGVSGYFGGRVDDLMMRFLEICISIPYLVVVILLSVVLQSKGIGTLLLAMTITGWCGDARLVRGQVLQIKRQEFVLAAQAMGVSSWKIIWRHLLPNVLSVVLVSISFEIPGYIFGEAFLSYVGLGIQPPNTSWGALAALAQTNFTFYPEQLFFPALMIAITMLCFTMLGDGLRDALDPRLRK, from the coding sequence ATGGACGACGAACTTTTTCAGCCCCTCGGACCGGCGGATCAAACCCATCAGACGCTGGCGCGCCCTCGGGTGAGCTACGCTCAGGACGCGTGGCGCCGGTTCAAACAGAACAAGCTGGCGTTGGCGGCACTGGTCGTGCTGTTGATTTTGTGCTTCCTCGTGATCTTTGGGCCCGCCCTGAGCGGGTACAAGTTCTCGGCGATCAGCCGGTCCCGCAACTTGGCGCCGAGCCTGCAGCACCTGTTCGGAACCGACCAGCTGGGCCGGGACACGTTCGCTCGGGTCTGGGTCGGCGGCCGGGTGTCGCTGATTATCGGGCTGGCCGGCGCCCTGATTTCCTCGGTCGTCGGGACGATTTACGGCGGCGTGTCGGGGTACTTCGGCGGCCGGGTCGACGACCTGATGATGCGGTTTCTGGAGATCTGCATTTCTATTCCTTATCTGGTCGTCGTGATCTTGCTGAGCGTGGTGCTGCAAAGCAAGGGGATCGGGACGCTGCTTTTAGCCATGACGATTACCGGCTGGTGCGGCGACGCCCGGCTCGTGCGCGGACAGGTGCTCCAGATCAAACGGCAGGAGTTCGTGCTGGCCGCTCAGGCCATGGGCGTTTCCAGCTGGAAGATCATCTGGCGTCACCTGCTGCCCAACGTGCTGAGCGTGGTGCTGGTCTCCATTTCGTTTGAAATTCCCGGCTACATTTTCGGCGAGGCGTTTTTGAGCTACGTCGGATTGGGCATTCAGCCGCCGAATACCAGTTGGGGCGCGCTGGCGGCTCTGGCTCAGACGAACTTCACCTTCTACCCGGAACAGCTGTTCTTCCCCGCGCTGATGATCGCTATCACCATGCTCTGCTTCACCATGCTGGGCGACGGACTGCGCGACGCGCTGGATCCGCGGCTTCGGAAGTAG
- a CDS encoding ABC transporter ATP-binding protein — MTDKMNQPLLQVRDLRVSFHTYAGEVRAVRGVSFDLNRGETLAFVGESGCGKTVTAKAVMRLLPKGFAQIEPGSKVIYDGQDVLAMNKRQLMAYRGEQVGMIFQDPMTSLNPTMTCGKQIMETLLLHRNLSKRQAYGEALEMLRKVKIPDPESRMKNYPHQMSGGMRQRVMIAIALACSPSVLLADEPTTALDVTIQAQILDLLQELQQQMGTAIVMVTHDLGVVVNFAHRVQVMYAGQVIERGTVDDIFHNPQHPYTQALLQSVPRPSEGSKRELYALGGTPPDLILPLNHCPFAARCKYRMSICEQSHPDETVLSPTHRANCWLMDPRAPRVFDGQGRCAG; from the coding sequence ATGACGGACAAAATGAATCAGCCACTTCTGCAGGTTCGAGACCTGCGGGTCAGTTTTCACACCTACGCCGGGGAAGTGCGGGCCGTGCGGGGCGTGTCGTTTGACCTGAACCGGGGCGAGACTTTGGCGTTTGTGGGCGAGTCGGGCTGCGGCAAAACGGTGACGGCTAAGGCCGTCATGCGGCTGCTGCCTAAGGGGTTCGCCCAAATTGAGCCGGGCAGCAAAGTGATTTACGACGGACAGGACGTCCTGGCGATGAACAAGCGCCAGCTCATGGCCTACCGGGGCGAGCAGGTGGGAATGATCTTTCAGGATCCGATGACCAGCCTGAACCCCACCATGACCTGTGGCAAGCAGATCATGGAAACACTGCTGCTTCACCGCAATTTGTCCAAGCGTCAGGCGTACGGCGAGGCGCTGGAAATGCTTCGGAAGGTGAAGATTCCAGACCCGGAGTCGCGGATGAAAAACTACCCGCATCAGATGTCCGGCGGTATGCGGCAGCGGGTGATGATCGCCATCGCCTTGGCCTGCAGCCCGTCGGTGCTCTTGGCCGACGAGCCGACGACGGCGCTCGACGTGACGATTCAGGCCCAAATTCTTGACCTGCTTCAGGAGCTTCAGCAGCAGATGGGAACGGCGATTGTGATGGTGACCCACGACTTGGGAGTGGTGGTCAACTTCGCCCACCGGGTGCAGGTCATGTACGCCGGTCAGGTGATCGAGCGCGGCACGGTGGACGATATTTTCCACAACCCCCAGCACCCGTACACGCAGGCTCTGCTCCAGTCGGTGCCACGCCCGTCGGAGGGCAGCAAGCGGGAACTGTACGCGCTGGGCGGCACGCCGCCTGACCTGATTTTGCCGCTGAACCATTGTCCCTTCGCGGCCCGGTGCAAGTACCGCATGAGCATTTGCGAACAGTCCCACCCGGACGAGACCGTCCTGAGCCCAACGCACCGCGCGAACTGCTGGCTGATGGACCCGCGCGCCCCCCGGGTCTTTGACGGTCAGGGGAGGTGTGCCGGATGA
- a CDS encoding ABC transporter ATP-binding protein — translation MTPLVSVKNLCTWFPAGKGRTVKAVDNVTFDIREGETLGLVGESGCGKTTCGRTVLRLYHPTSGTVTFDGVDVASLSGKKLLAFKKDAQMIFQDPYSSLDPRMTIAELIREGMDVHYRLTGPDRIRRVNDLLQKVGLPQDFANRFPHELSGGQRQRVGIARALALEPRFIVCDEPISALDVSIQAQIVNLLIKLQREEKLTYLFISHDLSMVRHISDRVGIMYLGKLVELGPCDRVFEEALHPYTKALISAIPLAEPGSGGERVKLEGEVPSPINPPSGCAFRTRCRFAKPRCAEVMPQLEPAPGNRTVACHFWRKINGLENWKGDEKRD, via the coding sequence ATGACGCCCTTGGTGAGCGTAAAGAACCTCTGCACGTGGTTTCCCGCCGGTAAAGGGCGGACCGTCAAGGCCGTGGACAACGTGACCTTTGACATCCGAGAGGGCGAGACCCTCGGGTTGGTGGGCGAGTCGGGCTGCGGCAAAACGACCTGCGGCCGAACCGTCCTGCGGCTCTATCACCCCACGAGCGGAACCGTGACGTTTGACGGCGTCGACGTGGCGTCTTTGAGCGGCAAAAAGCTTTTGGCGTTCAAGAAGGACGCCCAGATGATTTTTCAGGATCCGTATTCGTCGCTGGATCCTCGAATGACCATCGCCGAGCTGATCCGCGAGGGAATGGACGTCCATTACCGCCTGACCGGGCCGGATCGGATCCGGCGCGTTAACGACCTGCTCCAAAAGGTCGGGCTGCCTCAGGATTTCGCCAACCGGTTCCCTCACGAGCTGAGCGGCGGCCAGCGCCAGCGCGTCGGCATCGCCCGCGCCTTGGCGCTTGAGCCTCGGTTCATCGTTTGCGACGAGCCGATTTCCGCGCTGGACGTGTCCATTCAGGCTCAGATCGTCAACCTGCTGATCAAGCTCCAGCGGGAAGAGAAGCTCACCTACCTGTTTATCAGCCACGACCTGTCGATGGTCCGCCATATCAGCGACCGGGTGGGCATTATGTATCTTGGAAAACTGGTCGAGCTCGGTCCCTGCGACCGGGTCTTTGAGGAAGCCCTTCACCCCTACACGAAGGCGCTCATCTCGGCTATTCCGTTGGCCGAGCCGGGAAGCGGCGGCGAGCGGGTCAAGCTGGAAGGCGAAGTCCCCAGCCCGATCAACCCGCCGTCAGGCTGCGCGTTCCGCACTCGGTGCCGGTTTGCCAAGCCGCGGTGCGCCGAGGTAATGCCTCAGCTGGAGCCGGCGCCGGGGAACCGGACGGTCGCCTGTCACTTCTGGAGGAAAATCAACGGGCTGGAGAATTGGAAAGGTGATGAAAAGCGTGACTGA